The Microcystis panniformis FACHB-1757 region AAGGATATCCTAAATACTCTAAACGTACTCATTCTGTTGAGTTTAAAAAGTCAGGTTGGAAACTTAATCGAAATTCCAAGAGAATAACTTTCACTGATGGAAAAAACATTGGGGAGTTAAAACTAATTGGTAGTCGAGACTTGTTGGATTTTCAAGAATGGCAAATTCAACGGATAAGAATAGTTAAAAGGGCTGATGGATATTATTGCCAGTTAATGCTAAAACTCGATGCTAGAGATATAACCCCACAATTAGAATCGACGGGTCATTGCCTAGGATTAGATCTGGGGTTAAAATATCTTTATGCTGACAGCAACGGGAATACAGTAGAGCCTCCTAAGTATTATCGAAAAGCCGAGAAGCGTCTTAATAAACTGAATAGAAGAAAGTCGAAAAAGTTTAAGAGAGGACAAAAGCAGTCTAATAACTACAAAAAAGCTAGTCAAAAGTACGCTAAGGGACATTTAAAAGTAAGTAGGCAACGAGAAGAGTTTACTAAAAAATTGGCACTCCGTTTAATTCAGTCAAACGACTTGATAGCCTACGAGGATTTAAAAGTCAAAAACCTTGTGCGTAATCGAAAACTAGCTAAGAGTATCAATGATGCTGGTTGGTCACAATTGAGAAAATGGATAGAGTATTTTGGTATTAAATACGGCCGATTAACTATTGCAGTTAATCCAGCCTATACAAGTCAAGAATGCCTTAATTGTGGTCGGTTAGTCAAAAAGTCTCTATCAGTCAGAACTCATGTTTGTTGGCTCTTCTCGACTTTGTGTGATAATTTTTGCTTATAGAATCGTGAAATATTTACCTAGAAAGACTTTGAGGACTATTTTGCTGAAGAAACTATCAGTATAGACCCCGTTTCCACACAGAAACCAGAAGAGCCGTTTGTTTGTGTGGGTATATAGAAGATAGGGACAAGATGGCGGCATTAAATATACTCAAAAAAGCTACGATAGGGCATATCGGAAGCTGGTCGTCAGCTGACTGACGGACACAAGTGGGTCAAAACCTGACAAGACAAGGGTTGCCAAAAAGAAAAATATCTGGGTAGATAGGGAAAAAGCAAGAATCCCTACAAGATGAAAACCGAGAACAGAATCTTCTCCCAAGTTTATTCCTATCTAGAACAAGGAAGCCGATTTGTGGATAAAAGACATTTAACCGTCCTCAGTTGGATGGTGACAGCCCTACTCAGTAGTCAAAGTCTCAATCAAGCCAGATGGGAACCCTTTGTACAAAGCAGAGCCGAACAAGCCAATAGTTATCAGAGACGGTGGAATCGCTTTTGCCAGAATGGAAGAGTAGCGGTGGAAAAGATATACATCCCCTTAATATTGAAAGCCATCGAGACTTGGAAGGAGAAGGGGGAAAGACTGTATCTAGCAATAGATACCACTCTGTTGTGGAATCAATACTGCTTTGTCTATCTAGCGGTGGTCTGCGGGGGGAGAGCCGTCCCCTTGATGTGGATGGGATTAGAACATGGTAGTGCCAGCCTAGCTTTTGAGAAATACGAACCCTTGTTGGACAGAGCCAAAGGCTATCTTCAGGGCTTTGAGAATGTCATGCTGTTAGCCGACCGAGGCTTTGCCAATCAGCAATTAATTCAATGGCTCAGGAAAAATACTTGGCATTGGTGTCTTCGCTTACCTTGCGATACCCTCATTTACGGTGTTCGCCGTCGGGGTTTTGGCTATGAGGTCAGAGAACTCTATCCTCCCAAACGGCAAGCCTGCTTTGATCGCAACGTTCAAGTCTGGCAGGAGGCTAGAATCACTGCTCATCTTGCTTTAGCCTCTGTTCCAGGGGTTAAGGATAATTGGGCAATTCTGAGCGAT contains the following coding sequences:
- a CDS encoding transposase, translating into MKTENRIFSQVYSYLEQGSRFVDKRHLTVLSWMVTALLSSQSLNQARWEPFVQSRAEQANSYQRRWNRFCQNGRVAVEKIYIPLILKAIETWKEKGERLYLAIDTTLLWNQYCFVYLAVVCGGRAVPLMWMGLEHGSASLAFEKYEPLLDRAKGYLQGFENVMLLADRGFANQQLIQWLRKNTWHWCLRLPCDTLIYGVRRRGFGYEVRELYPPKRQACFDRNVQVWQEARITAHLALASVPGVKDNWAILSDEPPTLDTFWQYGLRFPIEHLFQGQ